In one window of Miscanthus floridulus cultivar M001 chromosome 12, ASM1932011v1, whole genome shotgun sequence DNA:
- the LOC136498466 gene encoding leucine-rich repeat receptor-like serine/threonine-protein kinase BAM2 → MARSHWPVVLAAVFTTLASLQQGAVAGTASSDLAALLTFKAQLSDPLGILREGWPANVSFCRWAGVSCGRRHRQRVTALVLPDVQLVGPLSPHLSNLSFLTVLNLTGAGIYGTIPAELGQLRRLRWPLFGEFTCQNAVLAERFIEAGSAYMLKLEKADVYRLPYLSSGAPGFALLEAARKIDFQDVLSRISAGFSSNSWEKPILLAWGISYKYLPLSIAEEFKKANPSVVKLEAIEGAGHMPQEDWPEKVVKALIYFL, encoded by the exons ATGGCGCGTTCGCACTGGCCCGTCGTACTAGCAGCAGTATTCACCACCTTGGCATCGCTACAACAAGGGGCGGTCGCCGGCACTGCTTCCTCCGACCTCGCCGCGCTGCTCACATTCAAGGCGCAGCTTTCCGACCCTCTCGGCATTCTCCGGGAGGGCTGGCCCGCTAACGTGTCCTTCTGCCGCTGGGCCGGCGTGTCGTGCGGCCGGCGCCACCGGCAGCGCGTGACCGCCCTGGTGTTGCCGGACGTGCAGCTGGTCGGACCGCTCTCCCCGCACCTGAGCAACCTCTCCTTCCTCACCGTGCTCAACCTTACCGGCGCCGGCATCTACGGCACCATCCCGGCAGAGCTCGGCCAGTTGCGTCGCCTCAG GTGGCCACTGTTTGGTGAATTTACTTGTCAAAATGCTGTTTTGGCTGAGCGTTTCATTGAAGCAGGTAGCGC ATATATGCTGAAATTGGAAAAGGCTGATGTATATAGGTTACCGTATCTATCCAGTGGTGCTCCTGGATTTG CTTTGCTTGAAGCTGCCAGGAAGATCGATTTCCAAGATGTACTAAGTAGAATTTCGGCCGGATTTTCGTCCAACAG TTGGGAAAAACCAATACTGCTTGCATGGGGAATATCTTACAAGTACTTACCGTTGTCGATAGCTGAGGAATTCAAGAAAGCTAATCCCAGCGTTGTAAAACTAGAGGCGATAGAAGGAGCTGGTCATATGCCACAAGAGGACTG GCCGGAGAAGGTTGTGAAGGCACTGATATACTTCCTGTAA